The Yersinia intermedia genome window below encodes:
- a CDS encoding dienelactone hydrolase family protein has protein sequence MKTDQLMTLRQAAGGFTPAVDPLASTIRHTDQQGIHCGETTIPSQGDELPAYIAKPAQQNGPYPVVIVVQEIFGVHEHIQDICRRLAKQGYLAIAPELFFRQGDAKEYDDINALVKNLVGKVPDRQVMVDLDHAAHWASRHGGDTSKLAITGFCWGGRIAWLYAAHNPQLKAAVAWYGKLVGEKTLLLPKSPVDIAVDLSAPVLGLYGGKDGSITQEHIDTMRQALRAANADAEIIVYPDAGHAFNADYRPSYHAESALDGWQRMLDWFNQHGVAANPISEEVK, from the coding sequence GTGAAAACTGATCAACTTATGACTCTCCGGCAGGCAGCAGGCGGTTTCACCCCTGCGGTAGACCCACTGGCCTCGACGATCCGCCATACCGATCAACAAGGCATTCACTGCGGGGAAACCACCATTCCGTCTCAAGGCGATGAGTTACCGGCCTATATTGCTAAACCGGCCCAACAAAATGGGCCATATCCGGTGGTTATTGTCGTGCAAGAAATCTTTGGCGTGCATGAACATATTCAGGATATCTGCCGCAGACTAGCGAAACAGGGGTATCTGGCAATTGCCCCTGAGCTGTTCTTTCGGCAAGGCGATGCCAAAGAATATGATGATATCAATGCATTAGTGAAAAACCTGGTGGGTAAAGTACCAGACCGTCAGGTTATGGTAGATCTTGATCATGCGGCACATTGGGCATCACGCCATGGCGGGGATACCAGTAAACTGGCCATTACCGGATTTTGCTGGGGTGGGCGGATTGCGTGGTTGTATGCAGCCCATAACCCACAGTTAAAAGCGGCAGTGGCTTGGTATGGCAAACTGGTCGGTGAAAAAACCTTACTGTTACCCAAATCTCCGGTGGATATCGCAGTCGATCTCAGTGCTCCGGTGCTGGGGTTGTATGGCGGTAAAGATGGCAGTATTACGCAAGAACATATCGATACTATGCGTCAGGCGTTACGTGCAGCAAATGCCGATGCAGAAATCATTGTTTATCCAGATGCCGGGCATGCTTTTAATGCTGACTACCGCCCAAGTTATCACGCCGAATCCGCACTGGATGGCTGGCAGCGGATGCTCGACTGGTTTAATCAACATGGTGTTGCCGCCAATCCCATATCTGAAGAAGTGAAATAA
- the udp gene encoding uridine phosphorylase, which translates to MAKSDVFHLGLTKNDLQGATLAIVPGDPQRVEKIAKLMDNPVHLASHREFTSWRAELDGKAVIVCSTGIGGPSTSIAVEELAQLGVRTFLRIGTTGAIQPHINVGDVLVTTAAVRLDGASLHFAPMEFPAVADFTCTTALVNAAKSVGATTHIGVTASSDTFYPGQERYDTFSGRVVSRFKGSMEEWQSMGVMNYEMESATLLTMCASQGLRAGMVAGVIVNRTQQEIPNEETMKATESDAVKIVVEAARHLI; encoded by the coding sequence ATGGCTAAATCCGACGTTTTTCACTTGGGCCTGACTAAAAATGATCTGCAAGGGGCGACTCTGGCTATCGTTCCGGGTGATCCGCAGCGTGTTGAGAAAATCGCTAAATTGATGGATAACCCAGTACATCTGGCCTCTCATCGTGAATTTACTTCGTGGCGCGCCGAATTGGATGGCAAAGCGGTGATCGTCTGCTCAACGGGTATCGGTGGTCCATCGACGTCTATTGCGGTTGAAGAACTGGCACAGCTTGGTGTACGGACTTTCCTACGTATTGGTACCACTGGTGCTATTCAGCCACATATTAATGTTGGTGATGTGTTGGTTACCACCGCCGCCGTGCGTTTAGACGGTGCCAGCCTGCACTTTGCGCCGATGGAGTTCCCGGCAGTGGCTGATTTTACCTGTACCACCGCATTAGTTAATGCAGCCAAATCAGTGGGTGCGACTACCCATATTGGCGTGACGGCCTCTTCCGATACCTTCTATCCGGGGCAGGAGCGTTATGACACCTTCTCTGGCCGTGTGGTCAGCCGTTTTAAAGGCTCCATGGAAGAATGGCAATCTATGGGCGTGATGAATTATGAAATGGAATCTGCAACCTTGCTCACCATGTGTGCCAGCCAAGGTTTGCGTGCCGGCATGGTCGCAGGGGTAATTGTAAACCGTACCCAGCAAGAGATCCCAAACGAAGAAACCATGAAAGCGACTGAAAGTGACGCAGTGAAAATTGTGGTAGAAGCGGCGCGTCATTTGATCTAA
- a CDS encoding tyrosine-protein phosphatase — MTTTALSHPSLIPLDGGINFRDLGGNQAADGRRIKRGLLFRSGALDRLSVRDCDFLSSGSVAQILDYRDADEVQAKPDVVWTGASYHNIPANPLSSEVNANLEKLTNETLATFDARGFMLELYRRLPFNNQAYKQLVGLLQNCASPEHAAAGVVQHCAVGKDRTGIGSALVLFALGADEATVLEDYLLTETTLAPFREHMLAELALKLNDQALGQFAFVLSAKEEFIQTALRSIQQRYGSREQWLQQEFGLGSAERGKLQSYFLE; from the coding sequence ATGACGACAACTGCTCTATCTCATCCCTCCCTAATCCCACTTGATGGCGGTATTAATTTTCGTGATCTTGGCGGTAATCAGGCTGCTGACGGGCGGCGTATCAAGCGCGGATTGCTGTTTCGCTCAGGCGCACTCGACCGCTTAAGTGTGAGAGATTGTGATTTCCTCAGTAGCGGCTCGGTCGCTCAAATTCTTGATTATCGCGATGCCGATGAAGTTCAGGCTAAACCAGATGTGGTGTGGACTGGCGCCAGTTATCACAATATTCCGGCCAACCCGCTGAGCAGTGAAGTCAATGCCAATTTGGAAAAGCTGACTAACGAGACATTAGCGACATTTGATGCCCGTGGTTTTATGTTAGAGCTTTATCGCCGACTGCCTTTTAATAATCAAGCCTATAAACAACTGGTTGGGTTGTTGCAAAATTGTGCATCCCCAGAGCATGCTGCTGCGGGGGTGGTACAACATTGCGCGGTCGGGAAAGACCGTACTGGTATTGGTTCTGCGCTGGTGTTATTTGCCTTGGGGGCCGATGAAGCGACGGTATTGGAAGACTACCTATTGACCGAAACTACTCTGGCCCCTTTCCGTGAGCATATGCTGGCAGAGTTGGCACTCAAACTGAATGACCAAGCGTTAGGGCAATTCGCTTTTGTCTTATCGGCCAAAGAAGAGTTTATTCAAACTGCTCTGCGTAGTATTCAACAGCGTTATGGTAGTCGTGAACAGTGGTTGCAACAGGAGTTCGGCCTGGGTAGCGCTGAGCGCGGAAAGTTACAGTCCTATTTTTTAGAGTAG